A genomic segment from Dechloromonas denitrificans encodes:
- the hemA gene encoding glutamyl-tRNA reductase yields MIFTLGINHHSAPLAIRERVAFHAEKLHQALADLTRNRPVKEVAILSTCNRTEIYCSAETPEIVIEWLAHYHQVSRDEIAPFIYLHDQPEAIRHAFRVASGLDSMVIGEPQILGQMKDAVRVAEESGTLGTQLHKLFQRSFSVAKEVRSTTAIGANTVSMAAAGVNLAERIFESVAEQRILFIGAGEMIELCAAHFCARQPKQVTIANRTLERGRALAERYNGTAIRLDELGEHLAQHDIIVSCTASPLPIIGLGMVERAVKARRHRPMFMVDLAVPRDIEEEAGQLDDVFLYTVDDLAQVVESGVESRQAAVVEAEGIIAHRVQDFLGWLQSRDTVPVIRSLRDSAERMRRHEIEHAMKLLGKGEAPEKVLEQLSQRLTNKFLHAPTQTLNLAEGSERADLQAAASRLFHLHSGE; encoded by the coding sequence GTGATTTTTACCCTCGGCATCAACCATCATTCCGCACCTCTCGCCATTCGCGAGCGGGTGGCTTTTCACGCCGAAAAGCTGCATCAGGCACTGGCTGATCTGACCCGCAATCGGCCGGTCAAGGAAGTGGCGATCCTGTCCACCTGCAATCGCACCGAAATCTATTGCTCGGCAGAAACGCCCGAAATCGTCATCGAGTGGCTGGCGCATTACCATCAGGTCAGCCGCGACGAAATTGCGCCGTTCATTTACCTGCACGACCAGCCAGAGGCGATTCGCCATGCCTTCCGCGTCGCCAGCGGCCTGGATTCGATGGTCATCGGCGAGCCGCAGATTCTCGGCCAGATGAAGGATGCCGTGCGTGTGGCCGAAGAGAGCGGCACGCTCGGTACACAACTGCACAAACTTTTCCAGCGCTCGTTCTCCGTCGCCAAGGAAGTTCGCTCGACGACGGCGATCGGCGCCAATACCGTGTCGATGGCGGCGGCCGGGGTCAATCTGGCCGAACGCATTTTCGAGTCGGTGGCCGAGCAGCGCATCCTGTTCATCGGCGCCGGTGAAATGATCGAACTGTGTGCCGCCCACTTCTGCGCCCGCCAGCCGAAGCAGGTGACCATCGCCAACCGTACGCTGGAGCGCGGTCGGGCGCTGGCCGAACGCTATAACGGGACGGCCATCCGTCTGGATGAGCTGGGCGAACATCTGGCCCAGCACGACATCATCGTTTCCTGTACCGCCAGCCCGCTGCCGATCATCGGTCTGGGCATGGTCGAACGTGCCGTCAAGGCACGCCGGCATCGCCCGATGTTCATGGTCGATCTGGCCGTGCCGCGCGATATCGAAGAAGAAGCCGGGCAACTCGACGATGTTTTCCTCTATACCGTCGATGACCTGGCCCAGGTCGTCGAGAGCGGTGTCGAGTCGCGCCAGGCCGCCGTGGTCGAAGCAGAGGGCATCATTGCCCACCGGGTTCAGGATTTCCTCGGCTGGTTGCAGTCACGCGACACCGTGCCGGTCATCCGCTCGCTGCGCGATTCGGCGGAGCGCATGCGGCGCCATGAAATCGAGCACGCCATGAAGCTGCTCGGCAAAGGTGAAGCGCCCGAGAAGGTGCTGGAGCAATTGTCACAGCGCCTGACCAATAAATTCCTGCACGCCCCGACGCAGACGCTCAATCTTGCCGAAGGCAGTGAGCGAGCTGATCTTCAGGCCGCCGCCTCGCGCCTCTTTCATCTCCATTCCGGCGAGTAG
- a CDS encoding sulfate/molybdate ABC transporter ATP-binding protein, with amino-acid sequence MSIEIRNISKRFGNFVALDNINLNIPTGELVALLGPSGCGKTTLLRIIAGMESNDTGEVLFSGAEATHLHAREREVGFVFQHYALFRHMTVFENVAFGLRVKPRKERPSDAEIKRRVMELLGLVQLDWLADRYPSQLSGGQRQRIALARALAVEPKVLLLDEPFGALDTKVRKELRRWLRRLHDDMHISSVFVTHDQEEALEVADRVVVMNHGKIEQIGSPDEVYSNPASPFVYQFLGNVNVFHSRVQDGFAEVERNGASDRATAFVRPHDIDIAHQPLEEGLQATVMHVHPIGPVVRIELQHNSEIVEVELSRERHEGLQLAVGQQVWFRPRQMKVFGADALPRSTPEKQAFLF; translated from the coding sequence ATGAGTATCGAAATCCGCAATATCTCGAAGCGCTTCGGCAATTTTGTCGCGCTCGACAACATCAACCTGAATATTCCGACCGGCGAACTGGTGGCCTTGCTCGGCCCCTCCGGTTGCGGCAAGACGACCCTGCTGCGGATCATCGCCGGGATGGAATCGAACGACACCGGCGAGGTGCTTTTCTCCGGCGCCGAAGCGACCCATCTGCATGCCCGCGAGCGCGAAGTCGGTTTCGTTTTCCAGCACTACGCGCTGTTCCGCCACATGACGGTCTTTGAGAACGTCGCCTTCGGCCTGCGCGTCAAACCGCGCAAGGAGCGTCCGTCGGATGCCGAGATCAAGCGTCGGGTCATGGAGTTGCTCGGCCTGGTCCAGCTCGACTGGCTGGCCGATCGCTATCCGTCGCAGCTTTCTGGCGGCCAGCGCCAGCGGATTGCATTGGCCCGCGCCCTGGCTGTCGAACCGAAGGTGCTGCTGCTTGATGAGCCTTTCGGGGCGCTTGATACCAAGGTGCGCAAGGAACTGCGCCGCTGGCTGCGCCGCCTGCACGACGACATGCACATCTCCAGCGTGTTCGTGACGCACGATCAGGAAGAAGCGCTGGAAGTCGCCGATCGGGTGGTCGTGATGAATCACGGCAAGATCGAGCAGATCGGTTCGCCGGACGAGGTTTACTCCAATCCCGCCTCGCCGTTCGTCTATCAGTTCCTCGGCAACGTGAATGTCTTTCACAGCCGCGTCCAGGATGGTTTCGCCGAGGTCGAGCGGAACGGAGCGAGCGACCGGGCGACGGCCTTCGTCCGTCCGCACGATATCGATATTGCCCACCAGCCGCTTGAGGAAGGGCTGCAGGCGACGGTCATGCACGTTCATCCGATCGGCCCGGTGGTGCGCATCGAGTTGCAGCACAACAGCGAAATCGTCGAAGTCGAGCTGTCGCGCGAGCGTCACGAGGGCCTGCAACTGGCGGTCGGCCAGCAGGTCTGGTTCCGTCCGCGCCAGATGAAGGTTTTCGGCGCCGATGCCTTGCCGCGGTCGACGCCTGAAAAACAGGCATTCCTGTTCTGA
- the cysW gene encoding sulfate ABC transporter permease subunit CysW, with protein sequence MKSTRATQEPAWVRYSLLTIGLGFLFFFLGLPLLAVFVEALAQGVPIYLEALKEPETASAIGLTVGIALAVLPFNIIFGVAAAWAIAKFDFKGKSLLITLIDLPFAVSPVVAGLIFILLFGSQGYFGQWLSEHDIKIIFAVPGMILATMFITFPFIARELIPLMQSQGKDEEEAAVSLGASGFQMFWRVTLPNIKWGLLYGVILSNARAMGEFGAVSVVSGHIRGETNTLPLHVEILYNEYNAIGAFAAASILALLALVTLVAKTIVEWRMKKETEMLNTVLAPEKT encoded by the coding sequence ATGAAATCGACACGCGCCACGCAGGAACCGGCCTGGGTTCGCTACAGCCTGCTGACCATCGGTCTCGGCTTCCTCTTTTTCTTCCTCGGTCTGCCCTTGCTGGCCGTTTTCGTCGAAGCCCTGGCCCAGGGCGTGCCGATCTATCTCGAAGCGCTGAAAGAGCCGGAAACGGCCTCGGCGATCGGGTTGACCGTGGGCATTGCGCTGGCCGTGCTGCCGTTCAACATCATCTTCGGTGTGGCGGCGGCCTGGGCCATTGCCAAGTTCGATTTCAAGGGCAAGAGCCTGCTGATCACGCTGATCGACCTGCCGTTTGCCGTCAGCCCGGTGGTCGCCGGCCTGATTTTCATCCTGCTCTTCGGTTCTCAGGGCTATTTCGGGCAATGGTTGTCCGAGCACGATATCAAGATCATCTTCGCCGTGCCGGGCATGATCCTGGCCACCATGTTCATTACCTTCCCGTTCATTGCCCGCGAATTGATTCCGCTGATGCAATCGCAGGGCAAGGATGAGGAAGAGGCGGCCGTGTCACTCGGCGCCTCCGGCTTCCAGATGTTCTGGCGGGTGACCCTGCCGAATATCAAGTGGGGTTTGCTGTACGGCGTAATCCTGTCGAATGCCCGGGCAATGGGCGAATTCGGCGCGGTGTCGGTGGTTTCCGGCCACATCCGCGGCGAAACCAATACCTTGCCGCTGCATGTCGAAATTCTCTACAACGAATACAACGCCATCGGCGCTTTTGCCGCCGCTTCCATCCTTGCCCTGCTGGCGCTCGTCACGCTGGTCGCCAAGACCATTGTCGAGTGGCGGATGAAAAAAGAAACTGAAATGCTGAACACGGTGCTGGCACCGGAGAAAACCTGA
- the cysT gene encoding sulfate ABC transporter permease subunit CysT, with amino-acid sequence MAAKTHRVLPGFGLALGYTLVYLSILILLPLGGMILKASELGFGQIIDIALGERSLAAFRVTFGASFLAAAVNAFFGLIVAWILVRYPFPGKRFVDALVDLPFALPTAVAGITLATLYAGNGWLGRYIEPLGIKVAYTPLGIVVALTFITLPFVVRTLQPVIEDIETEVEEAAATLGASRWQTFTKVIFPAIFPALLTGFALAFARAVGEYGSVIFIAGNLPLISEITPLLIISKLEQYDVLGATALAVVMLGLSFILLLSVNLLQWWAANRHKNSEPLEVAAGKANGASA; translated from the coding sequence ATGGCTGCAAAAACTCACCGCGTGTTGCCCGGCTTCGGCCTGGCGCTGGGCTACACGCTGGTTTATCTCTCGATCCTGATCCTGCTGCCGCTTGGCGGCATGATCCTCAAGGCGTCGGAACTCGGTTTCGGGCAGATCATCGACATCGCCTTGGGCGAGCGTTCGCTGGCGGCTTTCCGGGTGACTTTCGGTGCCTCCTTCCTGGCTGCCGCGGTCAACGCCTTTTTTGGTCTGATTGTGGCGTGGATACTGGTTCGCTACCCTTTCCCCGGCAAGCGTTTCGTCGATGCGCTGGTCGATCTGCCTTTTGCCCTGCCGACCGCTGTCGCCGGTATCACGCTGGCTACGCTGTATGCCGGCAATGGGTGGCTTGGGCGCTACATCGAACCGCTCGGCATCAAGGTCGCCTACACGCCGCTCGGCATCGTCGTGGCGCTGACTTTCATTACCTTGCCGTTTGTCGTGCGCACCTTGCAGCCAGTGATCGAGGATATCGAAACCGAGGTTGAAGAGGCTGCGGCGACGCTCGGTGCGTCGCGCTGGCAGACTTTTACCAAGGTGATTTTTCCGGCCATCTTTCCCGCATTGCTGACCGGTTTTGCGCTGGCTTTTGCCCGGGCGGTCGGTGAATACGGTTCGGTCATCTTCATTGCCGGCAACCTGCCGCTGATTTCGGAAATCACGCCCTTGCTGATCATCTCCAAGCTGGAGCAATACGACGTGCTCGGCGCGACTGCGCTGGCTGTCGTCATGCTCGGCCTGTCCTTCATCCTGCTGCTCAGTGTCAATCTGCTGCAATGGTGGGCGGCCAATCGTCACAAAAACAGCGAGCCGCTTGAAGTTGCGGCCGGCAAGGCTAATGGAGCGTCCGCATGA
- a CDS encoding sulfate ABC transporter substrate-binding protein codes for MNRLRQSLSAILLMLAANAALADVSLLNASYDVARDVYKDYNPMFQKYWKQKAGENVELRQSHGGSSKQVRAVADGLEADVVTMNQANDIEFLAEKGLVAKDWARKFPNNASPYTSAMVFIVRKGNPKAIKDWSDVAGPGVQMIIPHPKNTGNGRNTYLSAWAWALKQPGGNDKSAQEFLGKLLKNAPLFAAGGRDATTTFMQRKMGDVLITFESEAEMIAKEFGKGEFEVVYPSLTMQTEFPVALVDKVIDKKGSRKQAQAYLDYLWSKEGQENAAQNYLRPRDPELLKKYATFFPAVKTFTVDDVFGGATKAFLVHFKDGGTFDQIYQSK; via the coding sequence ATGAACCGACTCCGCCAATCCCTTTCCGCCATCCTGCTGATGCTTGCTGCCAACGCTGCACTGGCCGATGTTTCTCTACTCAACGCTTCCTATGATGTGGCGCGCGACGTCTACAAGGATTACAACCCGATGTTCCAGAAATACTGGAAACAGAAGGCCGGGGAAAATGTCGAGTTGCGCCAGTCGCATGGCGGTTCGAGCAAGCAGGTGCGCGCGGTGGCCGATGGCCTTGAAGCCGATGTCGTGACGATGAACCAGGCCAACGATATTGAGTTCCTGGCGGAGAAAGGGCTGGTCGCCAAGGATTGGGCCAGGAAATTCCCCAATAACGCTTCGCCCTATACCTCGGCGATGGTTTTCATCGTCCGCAAGGGCAACCCGAAGGCGATCAAGGATTGGTCCGATGTGGCCGGGCCGGGTGTGCAGATGATCATCCCGCATCCGAAAAATACGGGTAACGGCCGCAACACTTATCTTTCGGCCTGGGCCTGGGCGCTGAAACAGCCGGGCGGCAATGACAAGAGCGCGCAGGAGTTCCTCGGCAAGCTGCTCAAGAATGCGCCGCTGTTCGCCGCCGGTGGCCGCGATGCAACGACGACCTTCATGCAGCGCAAGATGGGCGATGTGCTGATTACCTTCGAGTCCGAAGCCGAAATGATTGCCAAGGAGTTCGGCAAGGGCGAGTTCGAGGTGGTTTATCCCAGCCTGACGATGCAGACCGAATTCCCGGTTGCACTGGTCGACAAGGTGATCGACAAGAAGGGCTCGCGCAAGCAGGCGCAGGCTTATCTGGATTACCTGTGGTCGAAGGAAGGCCAGGAGAATGCCGCACAGAACTATCTGCGTCCGCGTGATCCGGAACTCCTGAAGAAGTACGCCACGTTTTTCCCGGCCGTGAAGACCTTTACCGTCGATGACGTCTTTGGCGGTGCAACCAAGGCTTTCCTGGTGCACTTCAAGGACGGCGGCACCTTCGACCAGATTTACCAAAGCAAATAA
- a CDS encoding OmpA family protein produces the protein MMRATLPATLLLTALLAGCVSTKDVPPSKHISQTGALRVHPGLLGQPVPPELQDTRDLAQAGSGKQDTLIKMDQEGLRTQRSVYFDLNSAEIRVEFDPALQAHARYLAANPKSRIRIEGNADERGAPDYNARLGMKRAESVRQTMIRHGAPEQQVKVKTLGESRPKLKGHDEESWAENRRADVVYEVEK, from the coding sequence ATGATGCGCGCCACCCTGCCTGCCACTCTTCTGCTTACCGCACTGCTTGCCGGTTGCGTCTCGACCAAGGACGTTCCGCCGAGCAAACACATTTCCCAGACCGGTGCGCTCAGGGTTCACCCCGGCCTGCTCGGCCAGCCCGTCCCGCCGGAACTGCAGGATACCCGCGACCTGGCCCAGGCGGGCAGCGGCAAACAGGACACGCTGATCAAGATGGACCAGGAAGGCCTGCGTACCCAACGCAGCGTCTACTTCGACCTGAACAGCGCCGAGATTCGCGTCGAATTCGACCCGGCCCTGCAAGCCCATGCCCGCTACCTGGCCGCCAATCCGAAATCGCGCATCCGCATCGAAGGCAATGCCGACGAACGCGGCGCACCGGACTACAACGCCCGCCTCGGCATGAAGCGCGCCGAAAGCGTTCGCCAGACGATGATCCGCCATGGCGCACCGGAGCAACAGGTCAAGGTCAAGACGCTGGGCGAATCGCGTCCCAAGCTGAAGGGTCACGACGAAGAGTCGTGGGCCGAAAACCGCCGCGCCGACGTGGTGTACGAAGTCGAGAAATAA
- the dbpA gene encoding ATP-dependent RNA helicase DbpA — translation MTILPPSASEDATAASASFGELPLSAAMQANLKQLGYLAMTPIQAASLPIALAGHDLIAQAKTGSGKTVAFSLALLARLNPRSFAVQALILCPTRELADQVTQEIRRLARADDNIKILSLCGGAPMRPQMNSLEHGAHIVVGTPGRIMDHLDRGSLDLAALNTLVLDEADRMLDMGFFDDIVRVAKSCPKERQTLLFSATYPTGIADLSSRFLRQPQEVKLLEKHEDTKIRQRFYEVTREGRFEAVGLLLNHFRPLSTIAFCNTRQQCRDLLAYLQKQGFHALTLHGELDQRERDQVLVQFANRSCSVLVATDVAARGLDIAQLEAVINVDITFEPEVHVHRIGRTGRVDQQGWAFSLAVPGEMSRVKAVEDLHRFEAEWHSLDELVPQGSGVMLPPMVTLQLLGGRKEKIRPGDVLGALTNDAGYSREQIGKINVTENSTYVAVDRKIAQEALRKLNAGKVKGKKVKAYFLHERM, via the coding sequence ATGACCATATTGCCCCCCTCCGCGTCGGAAGACGCCACCGCCGCCTCTGCCTCATTTGGCGAACTGCCGCTTTCGGCCGCCATGCAGGCCAATCTCAAGCAACTGGGTTATCTCGCGATGACGCCGATCCAGGCAGCGAGCCTGCCGATCGCGCTGGCCGGACATGACCTGATTGCCCAAGCCAAAACCGGGAGCGGCAAAACGGTCGCTTTTTCGCTGGCTTTACTGGCCCGCCTGAATCCCCGTTCGTTTGCCGTCCAGGCCCTGATCCTGTGCCCGACACGGGAGCTGGCCGATCAGGTGACGCAGGAAATCCGCCGTCTGGCCCGTGCCGACGACAATATCAAGATTCTCTCGCTGTGCGGTGGTGCGCCGATGCGCCCGCAAATGAACAGCCTCGAACATGGCGCGCACATCGTGGTCGGCACGCCCGGCCGGATCATGGATCACCTTGATCGCGGCAGCCTCGACCTGGCCGCCCTCAATACGTTGGTGCTCGACGAGGCTGACCGGATGCTCGACATGGGCTTTTTCGACGACATCGTCCGGGTCGCCAAATCCTGTCCCAAGGAGCGTCAGACGCTGCTCTTCTCGGCGACCTACCCGACGGGCATTGCCGATCTGAGCAGCCGCTTCCTGCGCCAGCCGCAGGAGGTCAAGCTGCTGGAAAAACACGAGGACACCAAGATCCGTCAGCGCTTCTACGAAGTGACGCGGGAAGGGCGTTTCGAGGCGGTCGGCCTGTTGCTCAACCATTTTCGCCCGCTCAGCACGATTGCTTTCTGCAACACCCGCCAGCAATGCCGCGACTTGCTGGCGTATCTGCAAAAGCAGGGATTCCATGCCCTGACCTTGCATGGCGAGCTTGATCAGCGCGAACGCGATCAGGTACTGGTCCAGTTTGCCAATCGCAGTTGCTCGGTGCTGGTGGCGACCGATGTCGCGGCGCGCGGCCTGGATATTGCGCAGCTGGAGGCGGTGATCAACGTCGATATCACTTTCGAGCCGGAGGTGCATGTTCACCGCATCGGGCGGACCGGCCGGGTCGATCAGCAGGGTTGGGCGTTCAGCCTGGCGGTGCCGGGTGAAATGTCACGCGTCAAGGCGGTCGAGGATCTGCACCGTTTCGAGGCCGAGTGGCATTCGCTGGACGAACTGGTGCCGCAAGGGTCAGGCGTCATGTTGCCGCCGATGGTCACGCTGCAGTTGCTGGGCGGGCGCAAGGAAAAGATCCGGCCGGGCGATGTGCTCGGCGCGCTGACCAACGATGCCGGCTATAGCCGCGAACAGATCGGCAAGATCAACGTCACTGAAAACTCGACCTATGTCGCGGTCGACCGCAAAATTGCCCAGGAAGCGCTGCGCAAATTGAATGCTGGCAAGGTCAAGGGCAAGAAGGTCAAGGCCTATTTCCTGCATGAACGGATGTAG